A section of the Nitrospiria bacterium genome encodes:
- a CDS encoding MerR family transcriptional regulator — MLIHEGKTQTEKVFFKIGEVSHITGLEPYVLRFWEAEFSTLHPRKNRGGQRVYIDRDIQVILRIKKMLYEEGFTIAGAKKKINEERQPKKEDQEKKGNSKIINRIKLELEDILQTLGPKDN, encoded by the coding sequence ATGCTCATACACGAAGGAAAAACACAAACCGAAAAGGTTTTCTTTAAGATCGGCGAGGTAAGTCATATCACCGGTCTGGAACCCTATGTTTTAAGGTTTTGGGAAGCGGAATTCTCAACCCTCCACCCCCGAAAAAATCGGGGAGGCCAGCGGGTTTATATAGACCGGGATATTCAGGTCATCCTGCGAATCAAAAAAATGTTGTACGAAGAAGGATTTACCATTGCTGGTGCAAAAAAGAAAATCAATGAAGAACGACAGCCCAAGAAAGAAGATCAGGAAAAAAAAGGAAACTCCAAAATCATAAACCGGATCAAATTAGAGCTTGAAGACATCCTGCAAACCCTTGGGCCAAAGGATAATTAA
- a CDS encoding integration host factor subunit alpha: MRKSDIANDVYEKVGISKKEAADIVEIILNTIKSVLQQGETVKIAGFGNFVVRKKRARKGRNPKTGEEIGITPRKVVTFRPSQVFKKFVNP; encoded by the coding sequence ATGAGGAAATCCGATATTGCAAATGACGTATATGAGAAAGTGGGAATATCGAAAAAAGAAGCCGCAGATATTGTTGAGATCATACTCAATACGATCAAATCGGTACTCCAACAGGGTGAGACTGTAAAGATAGCTGGTTTTGGAAATTTCGTAGTAAGAAAGAAAAGAGCCAGAAAAGGAAGGAATCCGAAGACGGGGGAAGAAATCGGAATTACGCCCCGAAAAGTCGTTACCTTCCGGCCAAGCCAGGTCTTTAAAAAATTTGTAAACCCGTAA